GAAGCAGAAATTTGGATATCCATTTGGGTATTGTCCTTCTGTATGCGCGGTAGTACTTTACTATGAACATTCGTTATTTCCCCGCTTACATGTCCTCCGCCTAAATTCTCAGGAATTTCCACTGTGACGACCCCTTCGTGCTTCTCATTTCGAATCCATAGCAGGCCCATAAGCTCCGTATCGTTAAGCCAGCCTATCAAACGGTCATCTTGGAAAACGGCAGCACCTTTGGAAACCATTAAGTTATTGGAACCATCCCGGTCCGCGCTCTTCTCTGAAGGGACAACCGAGATTTGTAACGCATAAGCTTCTTGCCCTTCGTCTGTTAACATCGTTAAAAAGCGTCCTAACTCAACCGTTGAACCGCTGTTTTCATGTAATTCTCCCCTAATGACTTCGGAAGCTAATTTCTCAAATTTGGGTTTGAATTTAAGCACATCCGCCGCTTCTAATTTCGTGACTATGATGGCGCTCTTGAGCTGAGACTGTCTATTGCGTACAAAAAAATCGAGTGTCGGCAATGTGCCGTGTCTGGCAAGCTTTTCCCCAAATACGATAACTCGATTATGCGAAAAAAATAGTTTGCGCGGGAGCTTAGCTTGTAGTTTGTTGTAGGCATCCATGACAGTTTTCCCCTGTTCCCCAACGACCCACCCGGCGGTAACTTCCAACTTCGATTCACCTCCGCCATTCGCGGAAGTCGTGCCAATAAGCCTAGGAATCGCCAGCAGCAGTGTCACCCGAATCAAATCTTTCTCTATCAAATCGATACCAATGGCAGTTACGATAGCGATATCGTTGACTTCCCTTCGTCCCCAGCACCCGCTGAGTAGAAGAACACAAAGTAATAAAATAAAAATCCGCTTAATGTTTGGAAGCATCTGCAGTTTTTCCTTCCGGAAATCTGATCATGGTCAGTTACCTTTTGTTCGTTTCCACCAGGGTAAACGCATCAGGACATCCTTCAGTCCAGCGCTGTTCGTAGCTGCTGCTGAGGAAAGATAGGGCACACCAAAAGACTTCAATTTCGTCAAGTGAATAAGCAAAGCAAGCAAGAAAAGAAAAATGCCGTAAAGGCCAAGGATTCCTGCAATGATCATGAGTGGAAAACGTAGAAAGCGGATCGATAAACCTAAGTTGTAAGTTGGGAATATAAAAGAGGCTATTCCTGTCGCAGACACAACAATAACGAGAGAGGATGTTACGAGACCAGCTTGCACAGCTGCTTGTCCAATGACCAAGGCTCCTACAATACTAACCGCTTGCCCCACTTGGCGAGGAAGTCGTATGCCAGCTTCTCTTAATCCTTCAAAAGCAAGTTCAATAATAACGGCTTCCACAATAGCTGGAAACGGGACAGCCTCGCGGGAAGAAGCAATGCTCAGCAGAAGATCGCTCGGCAGCATTTCTTGATGCATGGTAGTTATCGCTATATACATGGAAGGAAAGATTAGGGCTATTAACGACAAACATAATCGCAGCCAACGTGTTGCTGTAACCACGATGAAATTCTGACTATAATCTTCCGCGGCTTGAATCATCTCATGCGAAGTCGCTGGTGCTATCAGGATGAATGGCGTATTATCAACGAGTATTACCACTCTTCCTTCGGCCAGCATGGCGGTAGCCCGATCCGGGCGCTCGGTGGTCATTAATTGCGGAAAGATGGAGTACCGGTTATCCGTCAACAATTCTTCGATATATCCACTTTCTAGCACCACATCGATTTCAATACTCTGGATCCTTGCTTTCACTTCATCAATGAGTAGGTGCTTCGCGATACCCTCCACATACATGACACTTACTTTGGTTCGCGATAGGGTACCTACATGAAACGATTCACTTTTTAACTTGGCCGTTCTCAACCTGCGCCGGATTAATGTCGCATTAATCTGTAAGCACTCCGTAAAGCCATCCCGGGGACCTCTGATAACGGGTTCTGATTCCGGCTCTTCAATGGATCTCGTAACGATCGCATACATGCCAATCAAGAGAGAACCTGGCACGCCATCGACCAGCAGAAGTACGTCCCCGCTTAATAGCGCTTCCACTGCCTGATCCTCCCGCATTTTGATTGCGATCTTTTCCGTTGGAAGCACCTTGTAAACCAACCAAGCCCATTTATCTTTTTTCCAAACTTCACTTGGCTGCTGACAGGACAGTAAAGGTTTGAGCAATTCGGATTCGATCCGCTGCTCATCCACCATACCGTCAATAAATACAAGAAGTGCTCCGCTGTCATCTCCCAATCGAAAGCTCCGAAACACGATATCATCACATTTGTCAAAAAGGGCACGCAGTCGTGCCTCATCCCTGATTAAGTTCCCCGAAATCATGTTCTCATCGTTTGGTTTTGTCACTCCAATCCTCCTTACCATTACGAATGAAGTTAATATGCCCATTTTTACCAAATAAAATCAATCCGAGCTTACTTTTACTCAAAAAAAATGCTAAGCCTCATGATGGAAGGCTTAGCATTGACTAGATCATTTCATCTAAACTTTAAATTTATTTAATATGCTTTGCAGTTCTGCTGCCATCGTTGAAAGCGCCGTTGCAGAGGCATTAATCTCTTCCATTGAAGCGAGTTGTTCTTCTGCAGCACCCGATACGCTTTGTGTATTAGCTGCTGATTGTTCGGCCAAGCCGGTTACTACAGCGATCGAGCTTGCAATTTGTTCAGCGCCAGTGGCCATTTGCACCACAGCCGTAGATACTTCCTTCGTCTGAATTTCTATTAATTGAACAGCCTCTTGAATAGCCGTAAATGATGTTCCTGCTTCATTGATCCTAATCATACCTTCGGTTACTTCCCTGGCATTCATCTCCATAGACTGTATGGTTATTTGCGTCTCATGCTGATTGTTAGTTACCAAGTTTGCAATTTGTTTGGCCG
Above is a genomic segment from Paenibacillus sp. HWE-109 containing:
- a CDS encoding Ger(x)C family spore germination protein, producing the protein MLPNIKRIFILLLCVLLLSGCWGRREVNDIAIVTAIGIDLIEKDLIRVTLLLAIPRLIGTTSANGGGESKLEVTAGWVVGEQGKTVMDAYNKLQAKLPRKLFFSHNRVIVFGEKLARHGTLPTLDFFVRNRQSQLKSAIIVTKLEAADVLKFKPKFEKLASEVIRGELHENSGSTVELGRFLTMLTDEGQEAYALQISVVPSEKSADRDGSNNLMVSKGAAVFQDDRLIGWLNDTELMGLLWIRNEKHEGVVTVEIPENLGGGHVSGEITNVHSKVLPRIQKDNTQMDIQISASINISENTSELDLSASSNKILLSGLFVNEVEDMIQMLCKKVQTELKSDIFGFGQNIYKQDPQIWKSFYSANWRNTFPGIEVHTSVNLQVVQTGLIGKGAIKEEMR
- a CDS encoding spore germination protein, translated to MTKPNDENMISGNLIRDEARLRALFDKCDDIVFRSFRLGDDSGALLVFIDGMVDEQRIESELLKPLLSCQQPSEVWKKDKWAWLVYKVLPTEKIAIKMREDQAVEALLSGDVLLLVDGVPGSLLIGMYAIVTRSIEEPESEPVIRGPRDGFTECLQINATLIRRRLRTAKLKSESFHVGTLSRTKVSVMYVEGIAKHLLIDEVKARIQSIEIDVVLESGYIEELLTDNRYSIFPQLMTTERPDRATAMLAEGRVVILVDNTPFILIAPATSHEMIQAAEDYSQNFIVVTATRWLRLCLSLIALIFPSMYIAITTMHQEMLPSDLLLSIASSREAVPFPAIVEAVIIELAFEGLREAGIRLPRQVGQAVSIVGALVIGQAAVQAGLVTSSLVIVVSATGIASFIFPTYNLGLSIRFLRFPLMIIAGILGLYGIFLFLLALLIHLTKLKSFGVPYLSSAAATNSAGLKDVLMRLPWWKRTKGN